A region from the Desulfoglaeba alkanexedens ALDC genome encodes:
- a CDS encoding tetratricopeptide repeat protein, with translation MKTRSPQEKDRPTAFAAAEAGWKMFGPCALVAAMMVWAAGSPLAADQGGDLPQAVQRVVYEAQQDMTAGKYAEAEKKLLAYERSHPDAPHYLVAFTLGNVLSYQGKNQAALERYRACAELNPGFGPVWQNLGKTCFDLKQYPRAGEYFFKAWQTSETKDPKLHYHAAVAWMLAGENQKALAHLEYLVSGDAGRPEKQWIEALLKVSLDLGRDDKAVEAVRSLLAKEENQPRWWKLLAQLHARRQEYRKAVSAFEVYALLVPALGREDAILMGDLYSAIHIPLKAAQYYRSALAMQDCPKLRKKLAAAWLAAHRPDEARETMLAGPEPLSCPRIWLALGRTYYDRGDWEKALDAFSRSARLAPEDGRAHLMLGHCALQLQKKQIAVAALRKACEFKEYRRQAGRLLEATAAL, from the coding sequence ATGAAAACGAGATCGCCGCAAGAAAAAGACCGCCCTACCGCGTTTGCCGCCGCTGAAGCCGGATGGAAAATGTTCGGCCCTTGCGCCCTGGTGGCGGCGATGATGGTGTGGGCCGCTGGATCGCCGCTGGCCGCCGACCAGGGCGGCGACCTGCCGCAGGCGGTGCAGAGGGTGGTCTACGAAGCCCAGCAGGACATGACGGCCGGGAAGTACGCCGAGGCCGAAAAGAAGCTGTTGGCCTACGAGCGTTCGCATCCGGACGCCCCGCACTACCTGGTGGCCTTCACTCTGGGAAATGTTCTTTCGTACCAGGGCAAGAACCAGGCGGCGCTGGAGCGGTACCGCGCCTGCGCCGAGTTGAATCCGGGATTCGGACCCGTCTGGCAAAACCTCGGCAAGACCTGTTTCGACCTCAAGCAATACCCCCGGGCCGGAGAATATTTCTTCAAGGCTTGGCAGACCAGTGAGACGAAAGACCCGAAGCTCCACTACCATGCCGCCGTGGCCTGGATGCTGGCCGGCGAGAACCAGAAGGCCCTGGCGCATCTGGAATACCTGGTTTCGGGGGATGCGGGGCGGCCCGAGAAGCAATGGATCGAGGCGCTGCTGAAGGTCAGCCTGGACCTCGGCCGCGACGACAAGGCCGTCGAGGCCGTACGCAGTCTGCTGGCGAAGGAAGAAAACCAGCCACGCTGGTGGAAGCTGTTGGCTCAGCTTCACGCGCGGCGACAGGAGTACCGTAAGGCCGTGAGCGCTTTTGAAGTCTACGCATTGCTGGTCCCCGCGCTCGGTCGTGAGGATGCGATCCTGATGGGTGACCTGTACAGCGCCATCCACATTCCCCTCAAGGCAGCCCAATATTATCGCAGCGCCCTGGCGATGCAGGACTGCCCCAAGCTGCGCAAGAAGCTGGCGGCGGCCTGGCTGGCCGCCCACCGTCCGGACGAGGCCCGCGAAACGATGCTCGCCGGACCGGAGCCGCTCTCCTGCCCCCGGATCTGGTTGGCCCTGGGCCGGACCTATTACGATCGGGGTGACTGGGAAAAGGCCCTGGATGCTTTTTCCCGTAGCGCCCGTCTCGCACCCGAGGACGGTCGGGCGCACCTGATGCTGGGGCACTGCGCCCTGCAACTGCAGAAGAAGCAAATCGCCGTCGCGGCCCTGCGCAAGGCCTGCGAGTTCAAGGAATACCGGCGGCAGGCCGGCCGGCTGCTCGAAGCCACGGCCGCGCTCTGA
- a CDS encoding TonB-dependent receptor plug domain-containing protein, whose protein sequence is MQRNLLTGPPLGFFYQGRGSLSIQEKREMKQFKLVLCILTFILPFSFFAQAQEVKELGKIVVTATMTEKEIEKAPGSIEVITSQEIKDINAQTIAETLEIATGLIVSDESGRVKGLSIRGTGNKRALVLIDGRRFSLGYKDSVDLKQIPIDMIERIEVVRGPTSALYGSDAIGGVVNIITKKPPKEFAMGATFQYGMDTYGEGEEPIVRGYLGDTLGRFGFLFAGSYLDKNEWDRDGIIPDDGDDEDLGSINGRLSFELTEHQKLLAGFEYSELDREGLRFYEGLDRERIAEDTRQSYFLQYNARPNPLFNFELRAYHSGHEDDVKFSPFAETTPEEDAERKLDQVEGRFTGVLFEKHIFTAGSEFRKEEIDIDTGSEDIDNFSIYLQDEYQIFDPLYLVLGVRFDEHSEFGSEWTPRCSLIYKILQNLRFKASYGTGFRAPGLSELYVTSMRQRGKKVYESNPDLDAETSESYEVAIEGEYKKSWGRITAFRNEIEDLIEPVWYKSTGKGKNKKDYYRYENVSEATTQGVELECGLNLPLGFSFSGNMAYLDTENEDTDKDLEGEPKYKGHLQLGYRYPEFGLRANVRMDYIGERYYAEGTEGGYSLFHCFLSKEISQYMEVFAGVNNIFDKREEKDEVVYVEPTYFYGGLSIKF, encoded by the coding sequence TTGCAGAGAAATCTCCTCACGGGGCCGCCCCTCGGTTTTTTTTATCAAGGCCGGGGGTCATTGTCAATTCAGGAGAAAAGAGAAATGAAACAATTTAAACTCGTATTATGTATATTAACTTTCATTCTTCCATTTAGCTTTTTTGCACAGGCGCAGGAGGTAAAAGAGCTTGGGAAAATCGTGGTTACGGCCACAATGACAGAAAAGGAGATTGAGAAAGCCCCCGGCTCCATTGAGGTAATTACCTCTCAGGAGATAAAGGACATAAACGCCCAGACTATAGCCGAGACATTGGAGATAGCCACCGGACTTATTGTTTCAGATGAGAGCGGAAGAGTAAAGGGACTCAGTATACGTGGCACGGGAAACAAACGTGCTCTGGTATTGATTGATGGAAGAAGATTTTCTTTAGGTTACAAGGATTCTGTTGATCTAAAACAGATTCCCATTGATATGATCGAGCGTATCGAAGTGGTCAGAGGCCCGACCTCCGCGCTTTACGGAAGCGATGCGATAGGGGGTGTTGTAAATATCATTACTAAAAAACCGCCAAAAGAGTTCGCAATGGGGGCTACTTTTCAATATGGTATGGATACCTATGGAGAAGGTGAGGAACCGATTGTCAGGGGTTATCTTGGGGATACATTAGGACGTTTTGGATTCCTCTTTGCCGGAAGTTACCTGGATAAAAATGAATGGGATAGAGATGGCATAATCCCTGACGATGGAGATGACGAAGATCTTGGTTCGATAAACGGACGTTTATCTTTCGAACTGACTGAGCATCAGAAACTCCTTGCAGGATTTGAATATAGTGAACTGGATAGAGAAGGGCTTAGATTTTATGAAGGTCTTGACAGGGAAAGAATAGCCGAGGACACGAGACAAAGCTATTTCTTGCAATACAATGCCAGGCCGAATCCCCTTTTTAATTTTGAGCTCAGGGCCTATCACTCCGGACATGAAGATGATGTAAAGTTCTCACCCTTTGCGGAAACCACTCCCGAGGAAGATGCAGAACGTAAGCTGGATCAGGTAGAAGGTCGTTTCACGGGCGTTCTTTTTGAGAAACATATATTCACCGCGGGTTCGGAATTTAGAAAGGAGGAAATAGATATTGACACAGGTAGTGAGGATATAGATAATTTTAGTATCTATCTGCAGGATGAATATCAGATTTTTGACCCCTTATATCTGGTTCTGGGCGTCAGATTTGATGAACATTCCGAATTTGGATCGGAATGGACCCCCCGTTGTTCGTTAATATACAAAATCCTTCAAAATCTTAGATTCAAAGCGTCTTATGGGACCGGTTTTCGCGCCCCCGGTCTCTCCGAACTTTATGTTACTTCCATGAGACAGAGAGGAAAGAAGGTTTATGAATCTAATCCGGATTTAGATGCAGAGACATCAGAGAGCTATGAAGTCGCCATCGAAGGAGAATATAAAAAGTCATGGGGTAGGATTACCGCCTTTAGAAATGAGATAGAGGATTTGATCGAACCTGTCTGGTATAAATCAACAGGCAAAGGCAAAAATAAGAAAGACTATTACAGATACGAAAACGTTTCTGAGGCTACTACGCAAGGCGTGGAGCTGGAATGCGGCTTAAACCTTCCTCTGGGCTTTTCTTTCTCAGGGAATATGGCCTACCTGGATACAGAAAACGAAGACACTGATAAGGATTTGGAAGGGGAGCCGAAATATAAAGGACATCTGCAATTGGGTTATCGATATCCTGAATTTGGACTTCGGGCTAATGTCCGAATGGATTACATCGGCGAACGCTACTATGCAGAGGGAACAGAAGGTGGCTATAGCCTTTTTCACTGCTTCCTATCCAAAGAAATTTCTCAGTACATGGAGGTGTTTGCCGGGGTCAATAATATCTTCGACAAAAGAGAGGAGAAGGACGAAGTCGTATACGTGGAGCCGACGTATTTCTATGGCGGCCTGTCCATAAAATTTTGA
- a CDS encoding SAM-dependent methyltransferase: MIISKKRARAVLSTTLTTLCCWTILSVFAVAGQTAGLGRFCLVSLGCGDPDNITLKAVKTIKASDILFCSEQMKAAHPELIAGKQIYPLPSLKIHKHFQALKAGFFQGAKAGKAKDPEIERKIEEFRRIVTEAVQAGKNVSLLDYGDPCIYGPYIWTMQVLKDLDPLIVPGISSFNAANAALRTGVTFGFEAHSAVLTNAADLKEGYDGADTIERMAATRSSMVIFTMFVELDELVEKLSRHYPADTPVAIVVKAGYEKEQKIIRGTLKDIVQIAAKEGDISFEHLIYVGDFLNGQAA, translated from the coding sequence ATGATTATCTCGAAAAAACGTGCGCGCGCAGTGCTTTCAACAACGCTGACCACCCTGTGCTGCTGGACTATTCTGTCCGTTTTCGCGGTCGCGGGGCAAACCGCAGGCCTCGGCCGTTTCTGCCTGGTGAGCCTCGGCTGCGGCGATCCGGACAACATCACGCTCAAGGCGGTCAAGACGATCAAGGCCTCCGACATCCTCTTCTGCTCGGAGCAAATGAAAGCCGCCCATCCGGAGCTGATCGCCGGCAAGCAGATCTATCCGCTGCCGAGTCTGAAAATCCACAAACACTTTCAGGCGTTGAAGGCCGGCTTTTTCCAGGGCGCCAAGGCCGGGAAGGCCAAGGACCCGGAGATCGAAAGGAAGATCGAAGAATTCAGGCGCATCGTCACCGAGGCCGTTCAGGCCGGCAAGAACGTATCGCTGCTCGATTACGGCGATCCGTGCATCTACGGTCCGTACATCTGGACCATGCAGGTGCTCAAAGATCTCGATCCACTCATCGTGCCGGGCATCAGCAGCTTCAACGCCGCCAACGCCGCTTTGAGAACAGGCGTCACCTTCGGCTTCGAGGCGCACTCGGCCGTTTTGACCAACGCCGCCGACCTGAAGGAAGGCTACGACGGGGCCGACACCATCGAGCGGATGGCCGCCACCCGGTCCTCCATGGTGATTTTCACCATGTTCGTGGAGCTCGATGAATTGGTTGAAAAGCTCTCCCGCCACTATCCCGCCGACACTCCGGTGGCCATCGTGGTCAAGGCCGGTTACGAAAAGGAACAGAAGATCATCCGCGGAACGCTCAAGGACATCGTGCAGATCGCGGCCAAAGAGGGAGATATTTCTTTCGAGCACCTGATCTACGTCGGCGATTTTCTAAATGGCCAGGCCGCATGA
- a CDS encoding APC family permease yields the protein MMHHDGSGELKREIGPFSAVNLVIANMVGTGIFTTSGFMMQALGDPGAMLLCWLAGGLFALSGALCYAELGARFPRAGGEYVFLRESFGSATAFLSGWISLVVGFSAPIAAAAIAFATYLLRVLPAGGIPAGAPGAMPLSAVSLTASAAIVLLTLAHTRSLRLGKGVQNLLTLFKVGFIVCFICLGIWKGEGSAAHFASGDITGKLLDARFAVAMIFVSFSFSGWNAAAYIGGEIRNPRRNIPLALIAGTSIVICLYLLLNGVYVWALSPAEMSGIVDIGAAAAAALFGDAVGRYLSAAIAVGLLSTLSAMIVTGPRVYYSMAKDGMFFRLFGKIDARHQTPGRAVCLQAGLAVFMVLTASFERLLLYIGFTLSLFSMLAVVGMIKLRLTNPGRVPSYQTPGYPVTPLVFIAGNLWIIGYSILTRPVAALWALTTIAAGMLVFWQFRRQDAQDGTAPEVTWIGEAAPSSPAMPEPKPRSRF from the coding sequence ATGATGCACCACGACGGCAGCGGTGAGCTGAAACGCGAGATCGGCCCTTTTTCCGCCGTGAATCTGGTGATCGCCAACATGGTGGGCACGGGGATCTTTACCACCTCCGGGTTCATGATGCAGGCGCTTGGCGATCCGGGCGCCATGCTGCTGTGCTGGCTGGCCGGCGGGCTGTTCGCCCTTTCCGGAGCCCTCTGCTACGCGGAGCTGGGCGCTAGGTTCCCCAGAGCCGGCGGGGAGTATGTCTTCCTGAGGGAAAGCTTCGGCTCCGCCACCGCCTTTCTCTCCGGCTGGATCTCGCTGGTGGTGGGGTTCTCGGCGCCCATCGCCGCCGCGGCCATCGCCTTTGCCACCTATCTGCTGCGGGTCCTGCCGGCGGGCGGCATCCCAGCCGGTGCTCCGGGCGCGATGCCGCTTTCCGCGGTTTCGCTGACGGCCTCGGCGGCCATCGTGCTGCTGACCCTGGCTCATACCCGCAGCCTACGGCTGGGCAAAGGCGTCCAGAACCTGTTGACCCTCTTCAAGGTCGGCTTCATCGTCTGCTTCATCTGCTTGGGCATCTGGAAGGGAGAAGGCTCGGCCGCCCATTTCGCCTCCGGCGACATCACGGGCAAACTCTTGGATGCGCGTTTCGCCGTGGCCATGATCTTTGTTTCCTTTTCCTTTAGCGGATGGAATGCGGCCGCCTACATCGGCGGTGAAATCCGCAATCCCCGGCGCAACATCCCTTTGGCGCTGATCGCCGGCACGTCCATCGTCATCTGCCTGTACCTGCTGCTCAACGGCGTTTATGTCTGGGCGCTGTCTCCGGCGGAAATGTCCGGGATCGTTGATATCGGCGCCGCCGCGGCCGCCGCCCTGTTCGGAGACGCCGTGGGCCGGTATCTGAGCGCCGCTATCGCAGTCGGTCTGCTGTCCACCCTGAGCGCCATGATCGTTACCGGCCCGCGGGTTTACTACTCGATGGCCAAAGACGGCATGTTCTTTCGCCTCTTCGGCAAAATCGATGCCCGGCACCAGACCCCCGGCAGGGCGGTCTGCCTGCAAGCCGGCCTTGCCGTCTTCATGGTGCTGACGGCCTCCTTCGAACGGCTCCTGCTGTACATCGGATTCACCCTGTCGCTGTTTTCCATGCTGGCCGTGGTCGGCATGATCAAGCTGCGACTGACAAACCCTGGCCGTGTGCCGAGCTACCAGACCCCGGGCTACCCGGTGACGCCGCTTGTTTTCATCGCCGGCAACCTTTGGATCATCGGCTATTCGATCCTCACCCGCCCGGTGGCCGCGCTCTGGGCGCTGACCACCATCGCCGCCGGGATGCTGGTCTTTTGGCAGTTTCGCAGACAAGACGCGCAAGACGGGACCGCGCCGGAGGTCACCTGGATCGGAGAAGCTGCGCCGTCCAGCCCGGCGATGCCGGAACCGAAACCGCGAAGCAGATTCTGA
- a CDS encoding DUF4198 domain-containing protein translates to MKKLLHVVRAAILIAILPSAGFAHVIWINATDFSPAFHQKFGAATKIYFGYGHRYPVDDFLPADHLSEFVLIGPDGGKNSVELDNKAGFLETRITFKQPGQYIVAASLRPGFYTMYTAGDEIRHKLGPKSGLEAVIVSQYFEQYTKSLINVGEATGESFLSPVGHRMEIVPLSNPYSLRGNLGDTMDVKVLLDGKPAKFCDVFATYNGFSNTDDFAFATKTDANGIANIRLTHWGNWLVKATMKVPPTAEMRDQCNDMHYTATLTFEID, encoded by the coding sequence ATGAAGAAATTACTGCACGTAGTAAGGGCGGCAATCCTGATTGCGATCCTGCCGTCGGCGGGTTTCGCCCATGTCATCTGGATCAACGCGACAGACTTTTCCCCCGCTTTCCATCAGAAATTCGGCGCCGCGACGAAGATTTACTTCGGTTACGGTCACCGATATCCGGTGGATGACTTTCTGCCGGCCGACCATCTGTCGGAATTCGTCCTGATCGGCCCCGACGGCGGGAAGAACTCCGTCGAGCTCGATAACAAAGCCGGTTTTCTGGAAACGAGGATTACGTTCAAGCAACCGGGTCAATACATCGTTGCCGCGTCCCTGCGTCCGGGTTTTTACACGATGTACACGGCCGGCGACGAAATCCGCCACAAGCTCGGTCCCAAAAGCGGCCTGGAGGCGGTCATTGTCAGCCAGTACTTCGAACAATACACAAAGAGCCTGATCAACGTCGGCGAGGCAACCGGTGAATCATTCCTCAGTCCTGTCGGCCACCGCATGGAAATCGTCCCGCTGAGCAATCCGTACAGCCTGAGAGGAAACTTGGGAGACACGATGGACGTCAAGGTGCTGTTAGATGGAAAACCGGCTAAATTCTGCGATGTTTTTGCGACGTACAACGGATTTTCCAACACGGACGACTTTGCCTTCGCCACCAAGACCGACGCAAACGGCATCGCCAATATCCGCCTTACCCACTGGGGGAACTGGCTTGTCAAGGCAACGATGAAGGTTCCGCCGACCGCGGAAATGCGCGATCAATGCAACGACATGCACTATACGGCGACACTGACTTTCGAGATTGATTAG
- a CDS encoding TonB-dependent receptor plug domain-containing protein yields MAKVILIGFVLCIFTSIFAITFFAQAQEAVELEKTVVTATKTEHTLGDVPVAAEVITKEEIKAKNIKTVQDALKYISGIKIDKNCGEWGGKGKVEIQGLSANYTLILVDGQRYHGGHGEGVDLQSIPIEMIERIEIVKGPASALYGSDALGGVINIITKSAPEKPSFTASTSFGTRHTQVHEATGGIKAAGFGTFLNYTRRESEGIEAEFDEYEEDIFQGTLQYDFTPQSQLIVKPYYSEHRMEYEDRTQKRSGLNTLWEWRPDDLSKFNLRGSWFNYEHYTGDRVSDWDDDNYEVEINYSRSILGRHIITGGYHYQGEEIDDEGKGYDADQTLNSFFLQDEIDLSPFVLVLGLRVDDHDEWGTETNPKASLMYKVSDAFKLRASVGRAFRAPDLVKLYGGWRMGPYMVQPNPDLDPETSIGYQVGGEYQFSKDYLAKVSLFRNEVADMISHRIVRKGRPPWDMYWENIDEAATQGVEVDLVARLIDNLTAKLAYTYLDTEDEETNKELIERANHKVDIELNWKILEFGLNLNLAGQYVARRYEDEENTKRLGGYSTWDLALTKDITKYAETFVRIDNIFGKDNIVDEYDIDGTEFLGGLKITF; encoded by the coding sequence ATGGCAAAAGTTATTTTGATTGGATTTGTATTGTGCATATTTACCTCGATTTTTGCAATTACTTTCTTTGCACAGGCGCAGGAAGCGGTAGAACTCGAGAAAACGGTGGTTACAGCCACCAAGACCGAGCACACCTTGGGTGATGTGCCGGTGGCAGCCGAGGTGATTACCAAAGAGGAGATTAAGGCGAAAAATATCAAGACCGTTCAGGATGCCCTGAAGTATATCAGTGGAATAAAAATAGATAAAAACTGTGGTGAATGGGGGGGTAAGGGAAAGGTGGAAATTCAGGGTCTCAGTGCAAATTACACCCTCATTTTAGTAGATGGTCAAAGATATCATGGTGGCCATGGAGAAGGGGTTGATTTGCAATCTATTCCCATAGAGATGATTGAAAGGATAGAGATTGTAAAAGGACCTGCCTCTGCCCTCTATGGGAGTGATGCCTTAGGTGGAGTGATCAACATCATTACCAAATCCGCCCCGGAAAAACCGAGTTTTACTGCATCAACTTCCTTTGGTACCCGACATACACAGGTTCATGAAGCAACCGGTGGCATTAAAGCCGCTGGATTCGGGACATTCTTGAATTATACCAGGAGAGAATCGGAGGGCATTGAAGCCGAATTTGATGAGTATGAAGAGGATATCTTTCAGGGAACCCTCCAGTATGACTTTACACCACAATCGCAGTTGATCGTGAAGCCCTATTATTCCGAGCATAGAATGGAATATGAGGATAGAACCCAAAAAAGATCCGGCCTCAATACTTTATGGGAATGGAGACCTGATGACCTATCAAAATTCAACCTAAGGGGTTCCTGGTTCAACTATGAGCATTACACCGGTGACAGAGTATCGGACTGGGATGATGACAATTACGAAGTAGAGATAAATTACAGCCGATCAATCTTGGGTAGGCACATCATAACCGGTGGGTACCACTATCAAGGAGAGGAGATAGATGATGAGGGCAAAGGATATGATGCTGACCAGACCTTAAACAGCTTCTTTCTCCAGGACGAGATCGATCTTTCTCCTTTTGTGCTTGTCTTAGGCCTTAGGGTGGATGACCACGATGAATGGGGAACCGAGACAAATCCCAAAGCAAGCCTGATGTATAAAGTAAGCGACGCCTTTAAATTGAGGGCATCCGTGGGCCGAGCCTTCAGGGCCCCTGACCTGGTCAAACTTTATGGGGGCTGGAGGATGGGCCCCTATATGGTTCAGCCGAATCCGGATCTGGATCCTGAGACCTCCATCGGCTACCAGGTAGGGGGGGAGTATCAGTTTTCAAAAGACTATTTAGCCAAGGTATCCCTCTTCAGAAATGAGGTTGCGGATATGATAAGTCATCGAATTGTAAGGAAGGGGCGTCCTCCATGGGATATGTACTGGGAAAACATTGATGAAGCAGCCACCCAGGGGGTAGAAGTAGATCTGGTCGCTCGTTTAATAGACAATCTAACCGCAAAACTGGCCTATACTTATCTGGACACGGAAGACGAGGAAACAAATAAAGAACTCATCGAGAGAGCAAATCACAAGGTCGATATTGAGTTAAATTGGAAGATTCTTGAATTCGGTTTGAACCTAAATCTTGCAGGTCAATACGTGGCGAGAAGATACGAAGACGAGGAAAACACAAAAAGATTGGGCGGCTACAGCACATGGGATCTTGCCTTAACCAAGGATATTACAAAATACGCAGAGACCTTTGTCAGGATAGATAATATCTTCGGTAAGGACAATATCGTGGATGAATATGACATAGATGGCACTGAATTTCTGGGTGGTTTGAAGATAACGTTTTAA
- a CDS encoding DUF4491 family protein, with product MNLFGLIMGAVTVLAIGFCHILVMKGEYYWGIRWWPALLFGGSFLILVSLLIDDTFLCGGFGILGFSLLWSIYELFKQKERVKKGWFPKNPKRKDDDL from the coding sequence ATGAACCTTTTTGGTCTGATCATGGGTGCCGTGACGGTATTGGCGATTGGCTTTTGTCATATACTTGTCATGAAGGGTGAGTATTATTGGGGAATTCGGTGGTGGCCGGCACTCCTCTTTGGAGGCTCTTTTCTCATTTTGGTTTCACTTCTGATAGACGATACATTTCTGTGCGGCGGTTTCGGCATTTTAGGATTTTCCCTCTTGTGGAGCATATATGAACTTTTTAAACAAAAGGAGCGGGTCAAAAAAGGATGGTTCCCTAAAAATCCAAAAAGAAAGGACGATGATTTATGA
- a CDS encoding FeoA family protein, translating into MTLDELKPGSLCYVKRLAARDHLGQRLMDMGLYPGLYLRVVRNAP; encoded by the coding sequence ATGACCCTGGACGAACTCAAACCCGGCAGCCTGTGCTATGTCAAGCGCCTGGCCGCCCGCGACCACCTCGGACAACGCCTGATGGACATGGGACTTTACCCGGGGCTCTATTTGCGGGTGGTCCGCAACGCCCCCTGA